In Salana multivorans, a single genomic region encodes these proteins:
- the argS gene encoding arginine--tRNA ligase yields the protein MLDPASVLSDRVSAAIDAAFDLPGQDPVLRPSQFADVQANAALALAKKVGVNPREAAARILANLDLSDVGDVEVSGPGFLNITVSPEWIQRQVAVLAADPRLGVPTQPSRVIPIDYSAPNVAKEMHVGHLRTTIVGDSLARTLERLGHRVIRQNHIGDWGTPFGMLIEHYLEVGGDSPEADLLRTDPNAFYQAARAKFEADETGPDGIGWAARARERVVRLQAKDPETIQIWLGMIGHSKEYFHRIYDELAVTLTDDDLAGESMYDPMLADVCDELVAKGLAVESDGALCVFPDGFTGRDDKPLPLIVRKSDGGYGYATTDLAAIRYRVRELGADEILYVVGASQNLHFRMVYATAEAAGWLTRDDGSRVTPIHVQIGSVLGDDGKILRTRAGAPLRLAALIREGVEKAASVVDASRPDLDDVERARIARMVGVGAVKYADLSVAHDTDYVFDFDRMLALTGNTGPYLQYATARIRSIFRRADLDPAAVLAAGAPVRVAEPSERALALALLGYGAVVAEVGDQLVPHRLAGYLFELAQAFTSFYDACPVLTAEDTAVRESRLVLTAATLQVLVDGLGLLGIDAPEQM from the coding sequence ATGCTCGATCCCGCCTCCGTGCTGTCCGACCGCGTCTCCGCCGCCATCGACGCGGCCTTCGACCTCCCCGGGCAGGACCCCGTCCTGCGACCGTCTCAGTTCGCCGACGTCCAGGCGAACGCGGCCCTGGCGCTCGCGAAGAAGGTGGGCGTCAACCCGCGCGAGGCGGCCGCGCGCATCCTGGCGAACCTCGACCTGAGCGACGTCGGTGACGTCGAGGTCTCCGGTCCCGGCTTCCTCAACATCACGGTGTCGCCCGAGTGGATCCAGCGCCAGGTCGCGGTGCTCGCGGCCGACCCGCGGCTCGGCGTCCCGACGCAGCCCTCGCGCGTCATCCCGATCGACTACTCCGCGCCGAACGTGGCGAAGGAGATGCACGTCGGGCACCTGCGCACGACGATCGTCGGCGACTCCCTCGCGCGCACGCTCGAGCGGCTCGGTCACCGCGTCATCCGCCAGAACCACATCGGCGACTGGGGCACCCCGTTCGGCATGCTCATCGAGCACTACCTCGAGGTCGGCGGCGACTCGCCCGAGGCCGACCTGCTGCGGACCGACCCGAACGCGTTCTACCAGGCCGCCCGCGCGAAGTTCGAGGCGGACGAGACCGGGCCCGACGGCATCGGCTGGGCCGCGCGGGCGCGCGAGCGCGTCGTCCGGCTCCAGGCCAAGGACCCCGAGACCATCCAGATCTGGCTCGGGATGATCGGGCACTCCAAGGAGTACTTCCACCGGATCTACGACGAGCTCGCGGTCACCCTGACCGACGACGACCTGGCCGGCGAGTCGATGTACGACCCGATGCTCGCCGACGTGTGCGACGAGCTCGTCGCGAAGGGCCTCGCGGTCGAGTCCGACGGCGCGCTGTGCGTCTTCCCCGACGGCTTCACCGGCCGCGACGACAAGCCGCTCCCGCTCATCGTCCGCAAGTCCGACGGCGGCTACGGCTACGCCACGACCGACCTCGCGGCGATCCGCTACCGCGTCCGGGAGCTCGGGGCCGACGAGATCCTCTACGTCGTCGGCGCCTCGCAGAACCTGCACTTCCGGATGGTCTACGCGACGGCCGAGGCGGCCGGCTGGCTCACCCGCGACGACGGCTCGCGCGTCACGCCGATCCACGTCCAGATCGGGTCGGTCCTCGGCGACGACGGCAAGATCCTGCGGACGCGCGCCGGCGCCCCGCTGCGGCTCGCGGCGCTCATCCGGGAGGGCGTGGAGAAGGCGGCCTCCGTCGTCGACGCGTCGCGGCCGGACCTCGACGACGTCGAGCGCGCCCGGATCGCCCGGATGGTCGGCGTCGGCGCCGTGAAGTACGCCGACCTCTCGGTCGCCCACGACACCGACTACGTCTTCGACTTCGACCGCATGCTCGCGCTCACGGGCAACACCGGCCCCTATCTGCAGTACGCGACGGCCCGCATCCGCTCGATCTTCCGCCGCGCCGACCTCGACCCGGCCGCCGTCCTCGCCGCCGGCGCCCCCGTCCGGGTCGCCGAGCCGAGCGAGCGGGCGCTCGCGCTCGCCCTGCTCGGGTACGGCGCCGTCGTCGCCGAGGTCGGCGACCAGCTCGTCCCGCACCGGCTCGCCGGCTACCTGTTCGAGCTGGCCCAGGCCTTCACCAGCTTCTACGACGCCTGCCCCGTGCTCACGGCCGAGGACACAGCCGTGCGCGAGTCGCGTCTCGTGCTCACCGCCGCGACGCTCCAGGTGCTCGTCGACGGTCTCGGCCTGCTCGGGATCGACGCGCCGGAGCAGATGTAG
- a CDS encoding DEAD/DEAH box helicase: MSTFDPLASLLITPQRRESLLHVADLPPVDGERADWPTWADDRLVAAYRGLGVERPWAHQVEAATHLHEGRHTVIATATGSGKSLALWLPTLSRVLDHERTQRAGGGPGSGSSLATLQRRPTALYLSPTKALAADQLAALGELVGATDPALPVRITTCDGDTPRDERDWARNHADVVLTNPDFLHFALLPAHERWTRLLRSLSVVVLDEAHAYRGVFGAHVALVLRRLLRLARDLGARPVVAAASATAGEPDLTLARLIGADRADVASVTASTARQGRRRIALWEPAPLDSRASSAEPAASSPDEWAADGLDLTRVDLGDVAGLPDDLPRRSAQSEVIDLLTDLTRARARTLAFVRSRAGVEAVAAAANERLADDPSADASWDEPSAGHPWDDEDPIRTLEAGGSVPVAAYRGGYLPEERRTLEVALRSGRLLGLATTNALELGIDVSGLDAVLLTGWPGTRVSFWQQAGRAGRAGAEGLAVLVAGANPLDTYLVHHPEEILDQGVEVTTFDPSNPYVLGPHLCAAAAELPLTEADLPLFGLPDAAMLDALAERGLLRRRPAGWYWNHARPEAPTDLADLRGTGGRGVPVVEAASGAVLGTVDDAAADASVHPGAVYVHQGRSFVVDALVAPGEVGALASDDAEPEDDAVPPPDATDATDARPARPGARVALVHREDVEYRTSARSARQAALLGVRRRAQWGPVTWAFGPVEVTSRVTSYDIRRPPRYEVVASAVLDLPERRLPTTGAWWSVATEVLTEELGLAAGEVPGALHAAEHAMIGVLPLLATCDRWDIGGLSTALHPDTQQPTVVVHDGHPGGAGFAERGFEAATRWVGATYEAVASCRCSAGCPRCVLSPKCGNGNAPIDKAGALRVLRFLRTVAPPA; this comes from the coding sequence GTGAGCACGTTCGACCCCCTGGCCAGCCTGCTCATCACCCCGCAGCGGCGCGAGAGCCTGCTGCACGTCGCCGACCTCCCACCGGTCGACGGCGAGCGCGCCGACTGGCCGACCTGGGCCGACGACCGCCTCGTCGCCGCCTACCGCGGGCTCGGGGTCGAGCGTCCGTGGGCGCACCAGGTCGAGGCGGCGACGCACCTCCACGAGGGCCGGCACACCGTCATCGCCACGGCGACGGGGTCCGGCAAGTCGCTCGCGCTCTGGCTCCCGACGCTCTCGCGCGTGCTCGACCACGAGCGCACCCAGCGCGCGGGCGGCGGTCCGGGTTCGGGCTCCTCGCTCGCCACGCTCCAGCGCCGGCCGACCGCGCTCTACCTCTCCCCCACCAAGGCCCTCGCGGCCGACCAGCTCGCGGCCCTCGGCGAGCTGGTCGGCGCCACCGATCCCGCCCTGCCCGTCCGGATCACCACGTGCGACGGCGACACACCCCGCGACGAGCGCGACTGGGCCCGCAACCACGCCGACGTCGTCCTCACCAACCCCGACTTCCTGCACTTCGCGCTCCTGCCGGCGCACGAGCGGTGGACCCGTCTGCTGCGCAGCCTCAGCGTCGTCGTGCTCGACGAGGCGCACGCCTACCGGGGCGTCTTCGGCGCGCACGTCGCCCTTGTCCTGCGCCGCCTCCTCCGCCTCGCACGCGACCTCGGCGCGCGCCCGGTCGTCGCCGCGGCCTCCGCGACCGCGGGCGAGCCCGACCTCACGCTCGCCCGCCTCATCGGCGCCGACCGGGCCGACGTCGCATCCGTCACGGCCTCGACCGCCCGGCAGGGCCGGCGGCGCATCGCGCTCTGGGAGCCGGCCCCGCTCGACTCGCGCGCGTCGTCGGCCGAGCCGGCCGCCTCGTCGCCCGACGAGTGGGCGGCTGACGGGCTCGACCTCACCCGCGTCGACCTCGGCGACGTGGCCGGCCTGCCCGACGACCTGCCCCGGCGCAGCGCGCAGAGCGAGGTGATCGACCTGCTGACCGACCTCACCCGCGCCCGCGCCCGGACGCTCGCGTTCGTCCGCTCCCGCGCGGGGGTCGAGGCGGTCGCCGCCGCGGCCAACGAGCGCCTCGCCGACGACCCGTCGGCCGACGCGTCGTGGGACGAGCCGTCGGCCGGTCACCCGTGGGACGACGAGGACCCGATCCGCACGCTGGAGGCCGGGGGGAGCGTCCCCGTCGCCGCCTACCGCGGCGGCTACCTGCCCGAGGAGCGGCGCACGCTCGAGGTCGCGCTCCGCTCGGGACGCCTCCTCGGCCTCGCCACGACGAACGCGCTCGAGCTCGGCATCGACGTCTCGGGCCTCGATGCCGTGCTGCTCACCGGCTGGCCCGGCACGCGGGTGTCGTTCTGGCAGCAGGCCGGCCGCGCCGGACGCGCCGGGGCCGAGGGGCTCGCCGTCCTCGTCGCCGGCGCCAACCCGCTCGACACCTACCTCGTCCACCACCCCGAGGAGATCCTCGACCAGGGCGTCGAGGTCACCACGTTCGACCCGTCCAACCCGTACGTCCTCGGCCCGCACCTGTGCGCGGCCGCGGCCGAGCTGCCGCTCACCGAGGCCGACCTGCCCCTGTTCGGCCTTCCCGACGCCGCCATGCTCGACGCCCTCGCCGAGCGCGGGCTGCTGCGTCGCCGCCCGGCCGGCTGGTACTGGAACCACGCCCGGCCCGAGGCGCCGACCGACCTCGCGGACCTGCGCGGGACGGGCGGACGCGGCGTCCCCGTCGTCGAGGCCGCGAGCGGCGCCGTGCTCGGGACGGTCGACGACGCCGCGGCCGACGCCAGCGTCCATCCGGGAGCCGTCTACGTGCACCAGGGGCGCAGCTTCGTCGTCGACGCGCTGGTCGCGCCCGGGGAGGTCGGGGCGCTCGCCTCGGACGACGCCGAGCCCGAGGACGACGCCGTCCCTCCGCCCGACGCGACCGACGCGACCGACGCGCGCCCCGCGCGCCCGGGCGCCCGCGTCGCGCTCGTGCACCGCGAGGACGTCGAGTACCGCACGAGCGCCCGCTCGGCCCGCCAGGCTGCCCTGCTCGGCGTCCGGCGGCGCGCGCAGTGGGGCCCGGTGACCTGGGCGTTCGGGCCGGTCGAGGTGACGAGCAGGGTGACGTCGTACGACATCCGGCGCCCGCCGCGGTACGAGGTGGTGGCGAGCGCCGTGCTCGACCTGCCGGAACGGCGGCTGCCGACGACGGGCGCGTGGTGGTCGGTCGCGACCGAGGTGCTGACGGAGGAGCTCGGGCTCGCGGCGGGCGAGGTCCCCGGCGCTCTCCACGCGGCCGAGCACGCGATGATCGGCGTCCTGCCCCTGCTCGCGACGTGCGACCGGTGGGACATCGGCGGGCTGTCGACGGCGCTGCACCCGGACACGCAGCAGCCGACCGTCGTCGTGCACGACGGCCACCCCGGCGGCGCCGGCTTCGCCGAGCGCGGGTTCGAGGCCGCCACGCGGTGGGTCGGCGCGACGTACGAGGCGGTCGCGTCGTGCCGGTGCTCGGCCGGCTGCCCGCGGTGCGTGCTGTCGCCGAAGTGCGGCAACGGGAACGCGCCGATCGACAAGGCCGGCGCCCTGCGGGTGCTGCGGTTCCTCCGGACGGTCGCGCCCCCGGCGTGA
- a CDS encoding 3-oxoacyl-ACP synthase III family protein gives MTDAGPSRRHTLPVRILATGSYEPSTLVTSQELDARFDRAPGESLARSGVASRRWASPEETSSRMATAAVREALERAGLGVDDLDALIVSAVSPEQPMPTTAVLTLAALGATGGAAEGFDVNTSCVGFLTGLRAAAAGIATGQWSRVAVVATEIASKGLNHDSVEASALFGDGAGAVVLGRVDDTGTDADTDAGTEAAAPPAVLASRVALWPEAAGACRIDAGGTRLNVVTPPDDLDSYLFTMDGAILLRHVAKNLPAFLDGVLAEAGVTLEDIDVVVPHQASGVGMRYLVERVAPHPERVVDILRDHGNQVSASIPVALDHAVTTGRLRRGDLVLLAGTGAGLSLAAAVLRY, from the coding sequence ATGACTGACGCGGGGCCCTCACGGCGTCACACGCTGCCCGTCCGGATCCTCGCGACGGGGTCGTACGAGCCGAGCACGCTGGTGACGTCGCAGGAGCTCGACGCGCGGTTCGACCGCGCCCCGGGCGAGTCGCTCGCCCGGTCGGGGGTCGCCTCGCGGCGCTGGGCGAGCCCGGAGGAGACCTCGTCGCGCATGGCGACGGCGGCCGTCCGGGAGGCGCTGGAGCGCGCCGGTCTCGGCGTCGACGACCTCGACGCCCTCATCGTCTCCGCCGTGTCGCCCGAGCAGCCGATGCCGACCACCGCCGTCCTCACCCTCGCCGCGCTCGGCGCCACGGGCGGCGCCGCCGAGGGGTTCGACGTCAACACCTCCTGCGTCGGGTTCCTCACCGGCCTGCGCGCCGCCGCCGCCGGGATCGCGACGGGGCAGTGGTCGCGCGTCGCGGTCGTGGCGACGGAGATCGCGTCGAAGGGGCTGAACCACGACAGCGTCGAGGCGAGCGCGCTGTTCGGCGACGGGGCCGGGGCCGTCGTGCTCGGCCGCGTCGACGACACCGGCACCGATGCCGACACCGACGCCGGCACCGAGGCGGCCGCGCCGCCCGCGGTGCTGGCGTCGCGCGTCGCGCTGTGGCCCGAGGCGGCCGGCGCCTGCCGGATCGACGCGGGCGGGACGCGCCTCAACGTCGTCACCCCGCCCGACGACCTCGACTCCTACCTGTTCACGATGGACGGCGCGATCCTCCTGCGGCACGTCGCGAAGAACCTCCCGGCCTTCCTCGACGGCGTCCTCGCCGAGGCGGGCGTGACGCTCGAGGACATCGACGTCGTCGTCCCGCACCAGGCCAGCGGGGTCGGGATGCGCTACCTCGTCGAGCGGGTGGCCCCGCACCCCGAGCGCGTCGTCGACATCCTCCGCGACCACGGCAACCAGGTCTCGGCCTCGATCCCCGTCGCGCTCGACCACGCCGTCACCACCGGCCGGCTGCGCCGGGGCGACCTCGTCCTCCTCGCCGGGACGGGGGCCGGGCTCTCGCTCGCCGCCGCCGTCCTGCGGTACTGA
- a CDS encoding MBL fold metallo-hydrolase: MGSPPPAHRVHLLEAGSTRQLGAIARRGGPWRRVTFPALVAVIEHPDGVVVVDTGYSPRAVAAASRGLSRVYRALLPVTIDPTRTLAAQLDRLGLGPVTDVVVTHLHLDHVGGLADVLDVAAEGPEPRVVLDRAALATFRATRGWAALVRGWVPGTVPDAVDRLAVDPSDLPQADGAWADLGPLPGGRDVLGDGSVVVVPLDGHADGHLGVLVRARGAAGDGGGDDVDDVDLLLVGDAAWDVRAITDGALPAAPVRLISHDWSTYTATIDALGDLRRRRPGLVVLPSHDEAAIRRVRDVLA, from the coding sequence ATGGGCTCTCCGCCGCCGGCGCACCGCGTCCACCTGCTCGAGGCCGGCTCCACCCGCCAGCTCGGGGCGATCGCGCGACGCGGCGGACCCTGGCGCCGGGTCACCTTCCCCGCGCTGGTCGCGGTGATCGAGCACCCGGACGGCGTCGTCGTGGTCGACACCGGCTACTCCCCCCGCGCGGTCGCCGCGGCCTCGCGCGGACTGAGCCGGGTCTACCGCGCGCTGCTCCCCGTCACGATCGACCCCACGCGCACGCTCGCCGCCCAGCTCGACCGGCTCGGGCTGGGTCCCGTGACGGACGTCGTCGTGACCCATCTCCACCTCGACCACGTCGGCGGGCTCGCGGACGTCCTGGACGTGGCCGCCGAGGGGCCGGAGCCCCGCGTCGTCCTCGACCGCGCGGCGCTCGCGACGTTCCGCGCGACGCGCGGCTGGGCCGCGCTCGTGCGCGGCTGGGTGCCGGGCACCGTGCCGGACGCGGTCGACCGGCTGGCCGTCGACCCGTCCGACCTGCCGCAGGCCGACGGCGCGTGGGCCGACCTCGGCCCGCTGCCCGGCGGACGCGACGTGCTCGGCGACGGCAGCGTCGTCGTCGTGCCGCTCGACGGGCACGCTGACGGTCACCTCGGCGTGCTCGTCCGGGCCCGCGGCGCGGCCGGCGACGGTGGGGGCGACGACGTCGACGACGTGGACCTGCTGCTCGTCGGCGACGCGGCCTGGGACGTCCGGGCGATCACCGATGGCGCCCTCCCCGCCGCCCCCGTGCGGCTCATCAGCCACGACTGGTCGACCTACACCGCGACGATCGACGCCCTCGGGGACCTGCGGCGCCGTCGACCGGGGCTCGTGGTGCTGCCGTCGCACGACGAGGCGGCGATCCGCCGGGTCCGGGACGTGCTGGCGTGA